The following proteins come from a genomic window of Salminus brasiliensis chromosome 15, fSalBra1.hap2, whole genome shotgun sequence:
- the LOC140536191 gene encoding hemicentin-1-like isoform X6, whose translation MRVCVFCVFVVALQLGEFVGYTLTDPCSGRKPVVRKEAEDVMSCSFPVQDGKYSAFGCRSVPREKTTSCYLKYEDGTECEELIFSEQQEALECEIENRLSPVHVRVKRKSSPTAEEPPSPEKNTPPSTASQDNCTIHISHESLLVEYGEPVEVNCSITTKPTQFILAWETTFNPKETSEETSLVWSVSSLTRWEVNTENLFCYLSALVEGGNMTQCKKPVQLTLYKRPDSVMIHSESDVWSEGELRNLTCEIKNVGPVCNLTVQWTRVDRNRTRTVINSSDVTISGNMGEGNVTDTLEVSAGRDEDGVQYQCAALLNLNLLEQLQVGVSQLLTISVHYKPTITQPSSGSVSITKGDTLMVNCEAHGNPDPQYTWTRSSSTITNSSLLDISNVRSEHQGEYTCIASNSEGSASVKVTVNVTEDTLPIIASCVAVAVALLIAGLCTWFWKHYQQTHMGRYILKNLTSPRHNTPVAYCDVDQREP comes from the exons accCCTGTTCAGGCAGAAAGCCCGTGGTTAGGAAGGAGGCGGAGGACGTAATGAGCTGCTCGTTTCCGGTCCAGGATGGGAAGTACTCCGCCTTTGGCTGTCGCTCCGTTCCCCGTGAGAAGACGACAAGCTGCTACTTGAAGTATGAGGACGGAACAGAGTGTGAGGAGCTGATCTTCA gtGAGCAGCAGGAGGCGCTGGAGTGTGAGATTGAGAACAGACTGTCTCCAGTCCATGTGAGGGTAAAGAGGAAGTCCAGCCCTACAGCTGAAGAACCTCCCAGCCCTGAGAAAAACACTCCACCCAGCACAGCTTCACAAG ATAACTGCACAATCCACATTTCCCATGAGTCTCTGCTGGTGGAGTATGGAGAGCCTGTTGAAGTGAACTGCTCCATAACGACCAAACCTACACAATTCATTCTGGCCTGGGAAACAACATTTAATCCAAAAGAAACATCAGAGGAAACCAGTTTGGTGTGGAGTGTGTCCAGTCTGACCCGGTGGGAGGTGAACACAGAGAACCTGTTCTGTTACCTGAGTGCATTAGTAGAAGGAGGTAACATGACACAATGCAAGAAGCCCGTTCAGCTGACCCTCTACA agcGTCCGGACAGCGTGATGATACACTCTGAGTCTGATGTGTGGTCAGAAGGTGAGCTGAGGAATCTGACCTGTGAGATTAAGAATGTGGGTCCAGTATGTAACCTTACAGTGCAGTGGACCAGAGTGGACCGGAACAGAACCAGAACCGTCATTAATTCCAGCGATGTTACCATTTCTGGAAATATGGGCGAGGGGAACGTGACGGACACACTGGAGGTTTCGGCCGGTCGTGATGAAGATGGAGTCCAGTATCAGTGTGCAGCTCTACTGAACCTGAACCTCCTCGAACAACTACAAGTGGGCGTATCCCAACTCCTCACCATCAGCGTACACT ATAAGCCCACCATAACTCAGCCTTCCAGTGGTTCTGTGTCCATAACTAAGGGTGACACACTGATGGTGAACTGTGAGGCACATGGTAACCCTGACCCTCAGTATACCTGGACCAGGAGTTCCTCAACCATCACAAACTCCTCCCTCCTCGACATCAGCAACGTCCGGTCAGAACATCAGGGAGAATACACCTGCATTGCCTCCAACAGTGAAGGCTCAGCCTCGGTGAAGGTGACTGTTAATGTTACAG AAGACACCCTGCCCATCATCGCTAGCTGTGTTGCGGTTGCCGTGGCATTGCTGATAGCTGGACTCTGCACTTGGTTCTGGAAGCATTACCAACAAACGCACATGGGCCGCTACATCCTGAAGAACCTGACATCCCCTCGACACAACACCCCCGTGGCTTATTGTGACGTGGACCAGAGGGAACCGTAG
- the LOC140536191 gene encoding hemicentin-1-like isoform X5, translating to MRVCVFCVFVVALQLGEFVGYTLTDPCSGRKPVVRKEAEDVMSCSFPVQDGKYSAFGCRSVPREKTTSCYLKYEDGTECEELIFTGEQQEALECEIENRLSPVHVRVKRKSSPTAEEPPSPEKNTPPSTASQDNCTIHISHESLLVEYGEPVEVNCSITTKPTQFILAWETTFNPKETSEETSLVWSVSSLTRWEVNTENLFCYLSALVEGGNMTQCKKPVQLTLYKRPDSVMIHSESDVWSEGELRNLTCEIKNVGPVCNLTVQWTRVDRNRTRTVINSSDVTISGNMGEGNVTDTLEVSAGRDEDGVQYQCAALLNLNLLEQLQVGVSQLLTISVHYKPTITQPSSGSVSITKGDTLMVNCEAHGNPDPQYTWTRSSSTITNSSLLDISNVRSEHQGEYTCIASNSEGSASVKVTVNVTEDTLPIIASCVAVAVALLIAGLCTWFWKHYQQTHMGRYILKNLTSPRHNTPVAYCDVDQREP from the exons accCCTGTTCAGGCAGAAAGCCCGTGGTTAGGAAGGAGGCGGAGGACGTAATGAGCTGCTCGTTTCCGGTCCAGGATGGGAAGTACTCCGCCTTTGGCTGTCGCTCCGTTCCCCGTGAGAAGACGACAAGCTGCTACTTGAAGTATGAGGACGGAACAGAGTGTGAGGAGCTGATCTTCA caggtGAGCAGCAGGAGGCGCTGGAGTGTGAGATTGAGAACAGACTGTCTCCAGTCCATGTGAGGGTAAAGAGGAAGTCCAGCCCTACAGCTGAAGAACCTCCCAGCCCTGAGAAAAACACTCCACCCAGCACAGCTTCACAAG ATAACTGCACAATCCACATTTCCCATGAGTCTCTGCTGGTGGAGTATGGAGAGCCTGTTGAAGTGAACTGCTCCATAACGACCAAACCTACACAATTCATTCTGGCCTGGGAAACAACATTTAATCCAAAAGAAACATCAGAGGAAACCAGTTTGGTGTGGAGTGTGTCCAGTCTGACCCGGTGGGAGGTGAACACAGAGAACCTGTTCTGTTACCTGAGTGCATTAGTAGAAGGAGGTAACATGACACAATGCAAGAAGCCCGTTCAGCTGACCCTCTACA agcGTCCGGACAGCGTGATGATACACTCTGAGTCTGATGTGTGGTCAGAAGGTGAGCTGAGGAATCTGACCTGTGAGATTAAGAATGTGGGTCCAGTATGTAACCTTACAGTGCAGTGGACCAGAGTGGACCGGAACAGAACCAGAACCGTCATTAATTCCAGCGATGTTACCATTTCTGGAAATATGGGCGAGGGGAACGTGACGGACACACTGGAGGTTTCGGCCGGTCGTGATGAAGATGGAGTCCAGTATCAGTGTGCAGCTCTACTGAACCTGAACCTCCTCGAACAACTACAAGTGGGCGTATCCCAACTCCTCACCATCAGCGTACACT ATAAGCCCACCATAACTCAGCCTTCCAGTGGTTCTGTGTCCATAACTAAGGGTGACACACTGATGGTGAACTGTGAGGCACATGGTAACCCTGACCCTCAGTATACCTGGACCAGGAGTTCCTCAACCATCACAAACTCCTCCCTCCTCGACATCAGCAACGTCCGGTCAGAACATCAGGGAGAATACACCTGCATTGCCTCCAACAGTGAAGGCTCAGCCTCGGTGAAGGTGACTGTTAATGTTACAG AAGACACCCTGCCCATCATCGCTAGCTGTGTTGCGGTTGCCGTGGCATTGCTGATAGCTGGACTCTGCACTTGGTTCTGGAAGCATTACCAACAAACGCACATGGGCCGCTACATCCTGAAGAACCTGACATCCCCTCGACACAACACCCCCGTGGCTTATTGTGACGTGGACCAGAGGGAACCGTAG